The Enterococcus rotai genome includes a window with the following:
- a CDS encoding type 1 glutamine amidotransferase, with amino-acid sequence MTKELVVCHLYGNLLNTYGDNGNLLMLKYLAEKMNVTFRSEIISIYEPFDPNKYDLVFVGGGQDFEQLIISEDIQTKKEDLTEYIENDGVMLAICGGFQLLGHYYMGAKGEKIHGIGALDHYTLSQDNNRYIGDIVIHNEEFNETYYGFENHNGRTFLGKGERPLGNVIKGKGNNSEDGSEGVIYKNVFGSYFHGPILARNENLGVRLIKTALEKKYNEPFEVPQEILTVK; translated from the coding sequence TGTATGCCATTTATATGGAAATCTACTAAATACTTATGGTGACAATGGTAATTTACTAATGTTAAAATACCTTGCTGAAAAAATGAATGTCACCTTTCGTTCTGAGATTATCAGTATTTATGAACCTTTTGACCCGAATAAATATGATTTAGTTTTCGTTGGTGGTGGTCAAGATTTTGAGCAACTGATCATTTCTGAAGATATCCAAACTAAAAAAGAAGATTTGACTGAGTATATTGAAAATGATGGCGTAATGTTAGCAATTTGTGGTGGTTTTCAATTGTTAGGTCACTATTACATGGGGGCTAAAGGTGAAAAAATCCATGGAATCGGTGCTTTGGATCACTATACGTTAAGCCAAGATAATAACCGCTACATTGGTGATATTGTCATTCATAATGAAGAATTCAATGAAACGTATTACGGCTTTGAAAATCATAATGGCCGAACTTTTCTCGGAAAAGGTGAGCGTCCTTTAGGGAATGTAATCAAGGGAAAAGGCAATAATAGTGAAGACGGTTCTGAAGGTGTGATCTACAAGAATGTTTTTGGTTCTTATTTCCACGGACCGATTCTTGCTCGTAATGAGAACCTAGGCGTTCGCTTGATCAAAACTGCCTTAGAAAAAAAATACAACGAACCCTTTGAGGTCCCACAAGAGATATTGACTGTTAAATAA
- the manA gene encoding mannose-6-phosphate isomerase, class I: MQQPLFLKPVFQEKIWGGDRLHTVFGFDLPSNKIGEDWAISAHPHGVSTVENGEFSGQKLDELWANHRELFGHAKGDVFPLLTKILDAEDDLSVQVHPDDTYGLAHEGELGKTECWYIIDAEPGSTIIYGHNAKSREELEAMIKEARWDDLLKKVPVKKGDFFYVPSGTIHAIGKGIMILETQQSSDTTYRVYDYDRKDDQGQTRELHIQQSVDVTTVPAKEAQLSIQQQNQGQSSIITYLKTPFFNVYEWQVKGVLNLKKNAPYTLATVIDGVGQLIIEEVETVKTESYELSKRTSFILPNDIAKWRIEGDLTIIASEPGVDA, from the coding sequence ATGCAGCAACCTTTATTTCTAAAACCAGTATTCCAAGAAAAAATTTGGGGTGGAGATCGTTTACACACTGTATTCGGTTTTGACTTACCAAGTAATAAAATCGGAGAAGACTGGGCAATCAGTGCTCATCCTCATGGTGTTAGTACTGTGGAGAATGGTGAATTTTCTGGGCAAAAACTCGACGAACTTTGGGCAAATCACCGTGAACTGTTTGGTCATGCCAAGGGCGATGTTTTTCCTTTATTAACCAAAATTTTGGACGCGGAAGATGATTTATCTGTGCAAGTGCATCCAGACGATACTTATGGATTGGCTCATGAAGGCGAACTTGGAAAAACCGAGTGTTGGTATATTATCGATGCTGAACCAGGATCTACGATCATTTATGGACATAATGCCAAGAGCCGTGAAGAACTAGAAGCAATGATCAAAGAAGCACGTTGGGATGATTTACTGAAAAAAGTTCCAGTTAAAAAAGGTGACTTTTTCTATGTGCCAAGTGGAACGATCCATGCAATCGGTAAAGGGATCATGATTTTAGAAACACAACAAAGTAGTGATACAACGTATCGGGTGTATGACTACGATAGAAAAGATGATCAAGGCCAAACGAGAGAACTGCATATTCAACAATCTGTGGATGTTACGACAGTTCCAGCTAAAGAGGCACAATTATCGATCCAACAACAAAACCAAGGACAATCAAGTATTATTACCTACTTGAAAACACCTTTTTTCAATGTATATGAATGGCAAGTTAAAGGTGTATTGAATCTTAAAAAAAATGCGCCGTATACATTAGCAACAGTCATTGATGGTGTCGGTCAGTTGATTATTGAAGAGGTTGAGACGGTTAAAACTGAAAGCTATGAATTAAGTAAAAGAACAAGCTTTATTTTACCGAATGATATCGCAAAATGGCGTATCGAAGGAGACTTGACGATTATTGCTTCAGAACCTGGTGTAGATGCCTAA
- a CDS encoding serine hydrolase domain-containing protein: protein MYKETSRKIKTLMNEGVFPGVSFSFMTDTASEDHTWGNAQLIPAVEELKPSLLFDVASLTKVICTTTVVLQLMEEQIIEIDAPFKNYYPVFEDQKITIRHLLTHTSDIQSYIENRDALSKSELQQAYNLVRSGESLGKKVAYTDTGTILLGFMLEELLDKDVIEIFKERVLDPLDMTDSCFLPSDPSKTVPTENHPVRGVIRGQAHDPKAFVLAEHAGNAGLFTNLADLKKFTSMYLNEGLYQKTRVLRKQTVRSLLADQTPDKCGHRSLGWDLKADLTGRPFLFHTGYTGTFLLIDLKEKEAFIFLSNRVHPIDERATYIEKRDELIDIYLKEKIANKDESLSF from the coding sequence ATGTATAAAGAAACAAGCAGAAAAATCAAGACTTTGATGAATGAGGGGGTTTTTCCTGGTGTTAGTTTTTCATTTATGACGGATACAGCATCCGAAGATCATACCTGGGGAAATGCTCAACTTATACCTGCAGTCGAAGAGCTAAAGCCTTCGCTGCTTTTTGATGTTGCCTCTTTGACAAAAGTGATTTGTACAACAACAGTGGTCTTACAATTGATGGAAGAGCAGATTATCGAAATTGACGCACCTTTCAAAAATTATTATCCAGTATTTGAAGATCAAAAAATAACGATTCGACATCTATTGACTCATACATCTGATATTCAAAGTTATATTGAAAATCGAGATGCTTTATCGAAAAGTGAATTGCAGCAGGCCTATAATCTGGTTCGCTCAGGGGAATCTTTAGGAAAAAAAGTTGCCTATACAGATACTGGGACGATTTTATTGGGATTTATGTTAGAAGAATTGCTAGATAAAGACGTCATTGAAATTTTTAAGGAACGTGTTTTAGACCCCTTGGATATGACGGATAGTTGCTTTTTACCTTCAGATCCATCCAAAACCGTACCAACAGAAAACCACCCTGTAAGAGGCGTGATTCGCGGACAAGCTCACGATCCAAAAGCGTTTGTTTTAGCAGAACATGCTGGCAATGCTGGTTTATTTACTAACTTAGCTGATCTTAAAAAATTCACCTCAATGTATTTGAATGAAGGTCTGTATCAGAAAACGAGAGTATTAAGAAAGCAGACAGTTCGTTCGTTGTTGGCGGATCAAACACCAGATAAGTGCGGACATCGTTCTTTAGGATGGGATTTGAAAGCTGATTTAACAGGAAGGCCGTTTTTATTTCATACTGGGTATACAGGAACTTTTTTGCTAATTGATCTAAAAGAAAAAGAAGCGTTTATTTTTCTATCTAATCGAGTTCATCCTATAGATGAGAGAGCAACGTACATTGAAAAAAGAGATGAATTGATTGACATTTATTTGAAAGAAAAAATAGCAAACAAAGATGAATCGCTTTCTTTTTAG
- a CDS encoding VOC family protein, with translation MEKFQLSEDVYVRTVALRVKDVEKMVRFYKNVLGFILKLEENNLSIFGSQKKDSRLLILEETDPDEEQVVSLNKAICLSLRIPTKEEFGSLLRRITAHNYPIDKSVQRGNRKSIFLEDPEGNELEISYQNSVDQTVEVAESLDIQPLIQESNVLYSSLSADVVFDRIKLRVENKSEHLTFYQDVLGMFSEDVSMGKLSMKNGNFEIYLADSVTQNENKLESEECLGVDFFVLGLETETEMKLLKQHLENKQQKFFVDKKLTILTIYDPSDIEWWFVRN, from the coding sequence ATGGAAAAGTTTCAATTATCGGAAGATGTATATGTGAGAACGGTTGCGTTGCGTGTGAAAGATGTAGAAAAAATGGTTCGTTTCTACAAAAATGTGTTGGGGTTTATTTTGAAGTTGGAAGAAAATAATTTATCTATCTTTGGTTCACAAAAAAAGGATAGTAGATTGCTGATATTAGAGGAAACAGATCCAGATGAGGAGCAGGTAGTCTCTTTAAACAAGGCTATTTGTTTATCATTACGAATTCCGACTAAGGAAGAATTTGGCAGTCTTTTGAGAAGAATTACAGCACATAATTATCCTATCGATAAATCAGTACAGCGAGGAAATCGGAAAAGTATCTTTTTGGAAGATCCCGAGGGGAACGAGCTAGAAATTAGTTATCAAAATTCAGTGGATCAAACTGTAGAAGTAGCTGAATCACTAGATATTCAACCCTTGATACAAGAAAGCAATGTATTATATTCAAGCCTTTCAGCAGACGTGGTCTTTGATCGAATCAAGCTACGTGTAGAAAACAAGTCAGAGCACTTAACGTTTTATCAAGATGTTTTAGGAATGTTTTCTGAAGATGTTTCAATGGGGAAGCTGTCGATGAAAAATGGTAATTTTGAGATTTACTTGGCAGATTCTGTCACACAAAATGAGAACAAACTAGAGAGTGAAGAATGTTTGGGAGTAGATTTTTTCGTTTTAGGATTAGAAACTGAAACTGAAATGAAATTACTTAAGCAGCATTTAGAAAATAAACAGCAAAAATTTTTTGTTGATAAAAAATTAACCATTTTAACCATTTATGATCCAAGTGACATTGAATGGTGGTTTGTGCGAAACTAG
- a CDS encoding ABC transporter permease, which translates to MISNLLISTLLSLRAHKLRVFLTMIGIIIGIASVVTISTLGEGMKKQVMSATSAMNTDVVKLHYTMQDESASGMMSFEEPDYSFSRVDMKKVRDIDGIETIYPQYGDGVMGDNLTTELDYFGAKANLMVTSNRGNNKIKYGRDFDDRDINKDVIILNHDTFDMSLKMDDPSELIGKAVAINGYMYKVIGILEPFDYDSLDNTEAMSLDWNTVSSSFVSRSSYNKLASSKSISGINFKLKEGTDKQTVIAQAVTILSENHPDVKGVFKENDLEQKNQKQMEDAIGGMTMFLMAVTAISLLVGGIGVMNIMYVSVTERKREIGIRRAIGAKPRMILMQFLLEAAFITLLGGLIGVGIGYLLSTLVGGFVDIVPVMTPAIFAISTVVSIFTGVVFGIIPAISASRMDPIKAIYN; encoded by the coding sequence ATGATTTCAAACCTATTGATTAGTACACTTTTAAGTTTGCGTGCGCATAAATTGCGCGTTTTTCTAACGATGATTGGTATTATCATTGGAATTGCTTCTGTTGTGACAATTTCAACCCTTGGTGAAGGGATGAAAAAACAAGTAATGTCGGCAACGAGTGCAATGAATACGGATGTCGTTAAGCTCCATTATACCATGCAAGATGAAAGTGCTTCGGGAATGATGAGCTTTGAAGAACCTGATTATAGTTTTTCAAGAGTTGATATGAAAAAAGTCAGAGATATCGATGGTATCGAAACGATTTATCCTCAATATGGCGATGGTGTGATGGGGGATAATTTAACAACTGAGTTGGATTATTTTGGTGCCAAGGCAAATTTAATGGTCACTTCAAACAGGGGCAACAACAAAATAAAATATGGTCGTGATTTCGATGATCGAGATATCAATAAAGATGTGATCATCTTAAATCATGATACGTTTGATATGAGTTTAAAAATGGATGATCCAAGTGAATTGATTGGTAAAGCAGTTGCAATCAATGGTTATATGTACAAAGTAATCGGTATTTTAGAACCATTTGATTATGACTCATTAGATAATACTGAGGCAATGTCTTTGGATTGGAATACTGTTTCAAGCAGTTTTGTTTCAAGAAGTTCTTATAATAAATTGGCTAGCTCAAAGTCAATCAGCGGAATTAATTTTAAATTAAAAGAAGGTACGGATAAACAAACTGTGATTGCTCAAGCGGTTACGATTTTAAGTGAAAATCATCCAGATGTTAAAGGTGTGTTCAAAGAAAATGATCTAGAACAAAAGAACCAAAAGCAAATGGAAGACGCTATCGGAGGAATGACGATGTTCCTGATGGCTGTCACAGCAATTTCTCTATTAGTTGGAGGAATTGGTGTAATGAATATCATGTATGTCTCTGTAACGGAAAGGAAACGAGAAATCGGGATTCGTAGAGCAATTGGAGCAAAACCGCGAATGATTTTAATGCAATTTTTATTAGAAGCGGCATTTATTACGTTGTTAGGTGGATTGATCGGTGTGGGAATAGGTTACCTGCTTTCTACACTCGTCGGTGGCTTTGTAGATATCGTACCAGTCATGACTCCAGCAATTTTTGCGATTTCCACAGTGGTTTCTATTTTTACAGGCGTTGTTTTTGGGATTATTCCTGCGATTAGTGCGTCAAGAATGGATCCAATCAAGGCTATTTATAATTAA
- a CDS encoding ABC transporter ATP-binding protein → MIQQEQSPRPLIQMQAINKYFPVGKEKLQVLKSLDLTINEGEFIMIMGKSGSGKTTLMNIIGFLDRVSDGNYLFKGEDVSTLSENKKSEFRNEYLGFIFQQFFLINSLNVSQNVQLPCVYEGKKSNDEKRKIAEKYLELVGLGAKTKAKVNELSGGQQQRVAIARSLVNDPLLIMADEPTGALDSETGTEIMELLTELNRQGKTIVMVTHDADMKKYATRVIHMKDGRFLEEEVIR, encoded by the coding sequence ATGATACAACAAGAGCAAAGCCCGCGACCTCTTATTCAGATGCAAGCAATCAATAAGTATTTTCCTGTTGGGAAAGAAAAATTGCAGGTTTTAAAATCATTGGATTTGACGATCAATGAAGGTGAATTTATTATGATCATGGGAAAATCTGGAAGTGGGAAAACCACCTTGATGAATATCATTGGATTTTTAGATCGAGTGTCTGATGGAAATTATCTTTTCAAAGGAGAAGATGTTTCAACTCTTTCAGAAAACAAGAAATCAGAATTCCGTAATGAATATTTGGGTTTTATTTTCCAACAGTTCTTTTTGATCAATTCGCTGAATGTTAGTCAGAATGTGCAGTTGCCTTGTGTTTATGAAGGCAAAAAAAGCAATGATGAAAAGCGCAAGATTGCTGAAAAATATCTAGAGTTGGTTGGTTTAGGGGCAAAAACAAAAGCAAAAGTGAATGAATTATCTGGTGGGCAACAACAACGTGTAGCGATTGCGCGTTCTTTAGTCAATGATCCACTTTTGATCATGGCTGATGAACCTACAGGAGCATTGGATAGTGAGACGGGAACAGAAATCATGGAGTTATTGACTGAACTGAATCGTCAAGGAAAGACGATCGTAATGGTTACTCATGATGCCGATATGAAGAAATATGCCACTCGAGTGATTCATATGAAAGATGGACGCTTTCTTGAAGAAGAGGTGATTCGATGA
- a CDS encoding efflux RND transporter periplasmic adaptor subunit, giving the protein MKKKKIMIIVGIVAVVLIGLFILPNLFGGKPSASSDQKAATEDLGIEYFEVPDIEQVYINGVVQPEQAEAFSKDAKMTSTPEIKVNNGDVVEPETILFTYEDKEITKEIEAQNNTLSKLATKKQNIYKKWNRAIDTYNKTKEEDRTTNGAAIDEQHQAEVDGVDEEILFSNETVADLSTKQFISTKAKFKGRVSIPEVKDENAPVLRLTSDGLYVAGKVNEKDLMKIAVDQKANLSVVSSGTTVTGKISYIDDNPPEAKATQGESSNAEGSMSNYNVKLSLDSLEGIKNGYHMQATINLGDSKPIEVPKKAVHEQDGKKYVLVNDFGSVIRRDVQVGEEKGENTIINSGLESADRIIVSSKKEVKEGDLIGEGTDESGEAAPAAKE; this is encoded by the coding sequence ATGAAAAAGAAAAAAATAATGATTATTGTTGGAATAGTTGCTGTGGTGCTTATCGGTCTATTTATTCTTCCTAATTTATTTGGTGGAAAACCATCCGCTAGTTCAGATCAGAAAGCGGCTACGGAAGATCTAGGTATCGAATACTTTGAAGTTCCAGATATTGAACAAGTCTATATCAATGGTGTAGTACAACCGGAACAGGCAGAAGCTTTTTCAAAAGATGCAAAAATGACAAGTACACCAGAAATCAAAGTAAATAATGGGGACGTTGTCGAACCTGAGACAATATTATTTACCTATGAAGATAAAGAAATCACAAAAGAAATCGAAGCGCAAAATAATACCCTAAGTAAACTAGCGACAAAAAAACAGAATATTTATAAGAAATGGAATCGAGCAATCGATACTTATAATAAAACAAAAGAAGAAGACCGAACAACAAACGGAGCCGCGATTGATGAACAACATCAAGCTGAGGTCGATGGCGTGGATGAAGAAATTTTGTTTTCAAATGAAACGGTAGCTGACCTGTCTACCAAGCAATTTATCTCTACCAAAGCAAAATTCAAAGGCCGCGTTTCTATCCCAGAAGTAAAGGATGAAAATGCCCCTGTTCTTCGATTAACATCAGATGGTCTATACGTTGCTGGAAAAGTAAATGAAAAAGATTTAATGAAAATCGCTGTTGATCAAAAAGCAAATCTTTCTGTTGTTTCAAGTGGCACTACAGTAACTGGAAAAATTTCGTATATTGATGACAATCCGCCAGAAGCTAAAGCAACTCAAGGTGAGAGCAGTAATGCTGAAGGATCGATGTCCAATTATAATGTAAAATTATCGCTTGATAGTTTAGAAGGAATAAAAAATGGCTATCATATGCAAGCGACGATCAATTTAGGAGATAGTAAACCAATCGAGGTCCCTAAAAAGGCAGTTCATGAACAAGATGGTAAAAAATATGTATTGGTCAATGACTTTGGTTCTGTAATTCGCCGTGATGTACAAGTTGGTGAAGAAAAAGGAGAAAATACAATTATAAATTCAGGATTAGAATCTGCAGATCGAATAATTGTTTCTTCTAAGAAAGAAGTCAAAGAAGGCGATTTAATTGGAGAAGGCACAGATGAATCGGGAGAAGCAGCGCCAGCAGCAAAAGAATAG
- a CDS encoding TetR/AcrR family transcriptional regulator, with protein MPKSTFFHLSEEKQRRLLEAASIEFSRVALKEASIANIIKLAEIPRGSFYQYFEDKEDLYYYYFDLLSQDRKSEITKCVQESDGDLFDGMENYFSKIVLEVLCGPHAGFYKRFYMESNYRSMVRISPELQTIKKKGEKSQKKRHGHQLYTLIDRSKLKIADEKEFKMVMEILMNILFTSIVEGYQKDDDSLKKDSNEIINDFKIKLNWVKNGLSK; from the coding sequence ATGCCAAAAAGTACTTTTTTCCATTTATCAGAAGAAAAGCAACGTAGGTTGTTGGAGGCGGCTTCGATTGAATTTTCTAGAGTTGCACTGAAAGAAGCATCCATTGCTAATATTATAAAGCTAGCTGAGATCCCCAGAGGTAGTTTTTATCAATATTTTGAAGATAAAGAAGATCTTTACTATTATTATTTTGATTTATTAAGTCAGGATAGAAAAAGTGAAATCACAAAATGTGTACAAGAATCAGACGGAGATTTATTTGACGGAATGGAAAATTATTTCTCAAAAATAGTTTTAGAAGTATTATGTGGACCACATGCAGGCTTTTATAAACGTTTCTATATGGAGAGTAATTATCGCTCGATGGTGCGGATTTCGCCTGAATTGCAAACGATTAAAAAGAAGGGCGAAAAGTCACAGAAAAAGCGTCACGGGCATCAACTCTATACCTTGATTGATCGATCTAAACTAAAGATTGCGGATGAAAAAGAATTTAAAATGGTGATGGAAATACTGATGAATATCCTTTTTACTTCGATTGTAGAGGGGTATCAAAAAGACGACGATTCTCTTAAAAAGGATTCTAACGAGATCATCAACGATTTTAAAATCAAACTAAATTGGGTGAAAAACGGACTCTCTAAATAA
- a CDS encoding guanylate kinase — MGEAKLKHPFFVIIGPSGSGKTRVAEAVFPKEYKVVSHTTRPIRTGEQDGTDYYFETKERFDYLVNTKSLAEYDTYHGYHYGVGIAELMNRTKNHSAYDVLTINGFQEIQNQFGSMVIPIFLEVSKKNVLSRLKIREVNEEVINARGALYDQESTNKNTVMNYPHHYIIDANQPFEEVVKDVKQAVTEVMQLKLG; from the coding sequence ATGGGAGAAGCAAAATTAAAACATCCTTTTTTTGTTATTATTGGTCCAAGTGGTTCGGGTAAAACCAGAGTAGCAGAAGCAGTTTTTCCGAAAGAGTACAAGGTGGTTTCTCATACAACACGTCCAATTAGAACTGGAGAGCAAGATGGTACGGATTATTATTTTGAAACAAAAGAGCGATTTGACTATTTAGTGAATACTAAGTCATTAGCTGAGTATGATACTTATCATGGCTATCACTATGGGGTAGGCATTGCGGAGTTAATGAACAGAACAAAGAATCATTCTGCTTATGATGTATTAACGATCAATGGTTTTCAGGAAATTCAAAATCAATTTGGAAGTATGGTTATTCCGATTTTTTTAGAAGTATCCAAAAAAAATGTTTTATCAAGGTTAAAAATTAGAGAAGTAAACGAAGAAGTCATAAATGCACGTGGGGCACTTTATGATCAGGAATCTACAAATAAAAATACAGTGATGAACTATCCGCATCACTATATTATCGATGCGAACCAACCATTCGAAGAAGTTGTTAAGGATGTAAAGCAAGCAGTAACTGAAGTAATGCAACTTAAGCTAGGATGA
- a CDS encoding helix-turn-helix domain-containing protein, whose protein sequence is MNIGETLRFFRKKLHLTQKEMLDNHLDPSSYSRIEHGKQIIRIDTLAEILKKLSLSPEEFFARISLDEDQKKFKALFYYCAEHLDNQSMKQKLVDYYLKLAKFQHNLKELSNYIVIKVYFSQFWSEIDPITDKEIQEIVKYLLKKDYYQQFDYLIISNTIRFFSTKQQDLVLSRAIPISDEDLRDSTTLNFAYNMLTNVISSRIHERDYEGAAKYLSIAKKQDKKGKNYNFRMNLQYLNNLLEYLVTGEHHYMEYLYDFIKLIENIGDLQQAETLKKEVTYLTHSNFTVTDKTSFPNGLFRY, encoded by the coding sequence ATGAACATAGGCGAAACGTTAAGATTTTTCAGAAAGAAATTACATCTGACACAAAAAGAAATGTTGGATAATCATTTAGATCCTTCCTCTTATTCCCGTATCGAGCACGGGAAACAAATTATCAGAATTGATACTTTAGCTGAAATTTTAAAAAAATTATCCCTCTCACCTGAAGAATTTTTTGCACGAATCTCTTTGGATGAAGACCAAAAAAAATTTAAGGCACTATTTTACTATTGTGCTGAACATTTAGATAATCAATCTATGAAACAAAAATTAGTTGATTACTATCTTAAACTAGCAAAGTTTCAACACAATTTAAAAGAACTTTCAAATTATATTGTTATTAAAGTTTACTTTTCTCAATTTTGGAGTGAGATTGATCCTATTACTGATAAAGAGATTCAAGAGATAGTCAAATACTTATTAAAAAAAGATTATTATCAACAATTCGATTATCTAATTATATCAAATACTATTAGATTTTTTAGTACCAAACAACAAGACCTAGTTCTTTCAAGAGCAATTCCAATTTCTGATGAGGATTTAAGAGATTCTACAACTTTGAATTTTGCTTATAATATGCTTACAAATGTCATTTCCTCTAGAATTCATGAAAGAGATTATGAAGGTGCAGCGAAGTATCTATCAATTGCAAAAAAACAAGATAAAAAAGGTAAAAATTATAATTTTCGTATGAATCTCCAATATTTAAATAACTTGCTAGAGTATTTAGTAACGGGAGAGCACCATTACATGGAGTATCTATATGACTTTATCAAATTAATTGAAAATATTGGTGACCTTCAGCAAGCGGAAACTTTGAAAAAAGAGGTTACCTATTTGACTCACAGTAATTTCACCGTAACCGATAAAACAAGCTTTCCAAATGGCTTATTCAGATATTAA
- a CDS encoding glycoside hydrolase family 1 protein: MSTKTTTFPDGFLWGGATAANQLEGAYRSDGKGLSVADAMPGGKQRFQILGSDTFNWEIDEDKFIYPNHRGIDHYHRFKEDIALFAKMGFKCYRFSIAWARIFPKGDEATPNEAGLKFYDQVIDECLKHGIEPVITISHYEMPLHLAKEYGGWKNRKMIDFFEKYATVVLTRYGKKVNYWMTFNEINSAFHFPALSQGMVKATGAGDYQNVFQAWHNQFVASAKAVKIGHEINPDMQIGCMIIYATTYSIDANPINQMATLAQNQEFNFYCTDAQVRGEYPAYQQRMFDKYGVSDLEIGADDLELMKQYSVDYIGFSYYMSSAVNETAEEEDTVIGNLLGGVRNPFLEASEWGWQIDPEGIRIALNELYDRYQKPLFIVENGLGAIDKVDENFYVEDDYRIDYLRRHIEAMSDAINDGVDLMGYTPWGCIDLVSASTGEMSKRYGFIYVDLDDNGEGTMNRYEKKSFNWYKQVIETNGSDLN; the protein is encoded by the coding sequence ATGTCAACGAAAACAACTACATTTCCAGATGGATTTTTATGGGGTGGCGCAACTGCAGCGAATCAATTAGAAGGTGCTTATCGTTCAGATGGTAAAGGCTTATCAGTAGCAGATGCAATGCCTGGTGGTAAACAACGCTTTCAAATTTTAGGAAGTGATACATTTAATTGGGAAATTGACGAAGATAAATTTATTTACCCTAACCATCGTGGAATCGATCATTATCATCGTTTTAAAGAAGACATTGCACTGTTTGCAAAAATGGGCTTCAAATGTTATCGTTTCTCAATTGCTTGGGCAAGAATTTTCCCTAAAGGGGACGAAGCAACACCAAATGAAGCAGGATTGAAATTTTATGATCAAGTGATCGATGAATGTTTGAAACATGGAATTGAACCTGTTATTACAATTTCACACTATGAAATGCCTTTACACCTTGCGAAAGAATATGGTGGCTGGAAAAATCGTAAAATGATCGATTTTTTTGAAAAGTATGCAACGGTCGTTTTAACTCGCTACGGCAAAAAAGTAAACTATTGGATGACATTTAACGAAATCAACTCAGCATTCCATTTCCCAGCATTAAGCCAAGGAATGGTCAAAGCAACTGGTGCTGGTGATTATCAAAATGTTTTCCAAGCATGGCATAACCAATTTGTGGCAAGTGCTAAAGCAGTTAAAATCGGTCATGAGATCAATCCAGATATGCAAATTGGTTGTATGATCATCTACGCGACAACCTATAGTATTGATGCAAATCCAATCAACCAAATGGCTACACTAGCTCAAAATCAAGAATTCAATTTTTATTGTACAGATGCTCAAGTTCGTGGTGAGTATCCAGCTTACCAACAACGGATGTTTGATAAATATGGTGTATCTGACTTGGAAATTGGTGCGGATGATTTAGAATTAATGAAACAATATTCTGTTGATTATATTGGTTTTAGTTACTACATGTCTTCAGCAGTTAATGAAACAGCGGAAGAAGAAGATACGGTGATCGGTAACTTATTAGGCGGCGTGCGTAATCCATTTTTGGAAGCAAGTGAATGGGGCTGGCAGATCGATCCAGAGGGAATAAGAATTGCATTAAATGAATTATATGACCGCTATCAAAAACCGCTATTTATCGTAGAAAATGGCTTAGGTGCAATTGATAAAGTTGATGAAAACTTTTATGTAGAAGACGACTATCGCATTGATTATTTACGTCGTCACATTGAAGCGATGTCTGACGCGATTAATGACGGTGTTGATTTAATGGGTTATACCCCATGGGGTTGTATTGATTTAGTTAGTGCTTCAACAGGTGAAATGAGTAAACGTTATGGCTTTATCTATGTGGATTTAGATGATAATGGTGAAGGCACAATGAATCGCTATGAGAAAAAATCATTTAATTGGTATAAACAAGTGATTGAAACAAATGGATCGGATTTAAACTAG